DNA from Deinobacterium chartae:
TCGACGAACCCTACGTCATGACCAACGGCGGCCGCACCCTGGCCGAAGCCGGCCAGACCACCGCCATGTACATGTTCCGCACCGCCTTCGAATTCTCGGAGATGGGCACGGCCGCCGCCATGAGCTGGCTGCTGTTCGCGGTCATCGGCGTGCTGACCTTTATCAACAACCGGGTCTTTGGCCGCAGCGGCCTGAACCCGGACACCTGAGCCCGGAGGCCTCATGACGACCCTGTCCCCCCGCCGTTCCGGCCGCCCCCCCGGCAAGCGCGCGATGTCCCGGGGTGCAGCCTACCTGCTGCTGCTGTTCGGCGCAGTCTTGACCTTTGCCCCCTTCTATTTCATGTTCGTGTTTGCCACGCACCAGCGCGCCGAGATCTTCGCCTTTCCCCCACCGCTGTGGTTCGGAGACGCTTTTGGCGAAAACCTGCGCCTGCTGCTCGAGCGCCTGCCGTTCTGGCGCAACCTGTGGAACAGCTTTTACATCTCGGTCCTCTCCACGCTGCTCACGCTGTTTTTCTGCTCGCTGGGAGGTTTTGGCTTCGCGATGTACCGTTTCCGCGGCAAGGACACGCTGTTCGCGCTGCTGTTGGCCACCCTGATGATTCCCACCTTCCTCAACATCATTCCCTTCTATCTGATCCTGCAGGCCCTGGGCTGGATCAACGAACCCAAAGCGCTGTACATTCCCGGGGCCGCCGGAGCTTTTGGCATTTTTTTGATGCGCCAGTACATCGCCTCGAGCATTCCGCACGAACTGATGGAAGCCGCGCGCATCGACGGCTGTAGCGAGTTCCGCATCTACTGGAACATCGTGTTGCCGCTGATCACCCCGGCGATGGCCACCCTGGGCATGATCACCTTCATCAACTCCTGGAACAACTTCGTTGGGGCCCTGGTGGTCATGCGCGAAAGCTCGACCTACACGGTTCCGCTGGCCCTGCGCTCGATGCAGAGTGCCGCCAACACCGAGTGGGGCGCACTGATGGCGGGCACGGCCATCAGCGTCATTCCCCTGATCCTGATCTTCATCTTCGCGTCGCGCCGCCTGATCGAGGGCCTTACCTCGGGCGCACTGAAAGGCTGAACCCATGAACGACCTGCGTTTTCCCCTGCACTTCACCTGGGGTGTAGCCACCAGTGCCTACCAGATCGAGGGAGCGGCCCTCGAGGACGGGCGCGGCCCCTCGATCTGGGACACCTTCTGCCACACGCCGGGCAAGATCATCGACGGCGCAAGCGGTGACGTGGCCTGCGAGCACTACCACCGGCTCGAGGAGGACCTCGACTTGATCCGCAGCCTGGGCGTGTCGGCCTATCGTTTCTCGGTGTCGTGGCCGCGCGTCCAGCCCGACGGCAGCGGCGAGTTCAACGAACGGGGACTGGCGTTTTACGACCGCCTGGTCGACGGCCTGCTCGCACGCGGCCTCGAAGCGCACGTGACGCTCTACCACTGGGATCTGCCGCAGGCCCTGCAAGACGCGGGCGGCTGGGGCACGCGCGAAACCGTGCAGCACTTTGTGCGCTATGCCCAGACCGTAGCGACGCGGCTGGGGGACCGGGTCCGCAGCATCGCCACCCTCAACGAGCCGTGGTGCAGCGCGGTGCTGGGCCACGAGACCGGCGAACACGCTCCGGGCCTGCGCGACCGGGCCCTCTCGCGCCAGGTCGCCCATCACCTGCTGCTGGCCCACGGCATGGCCCTGCAGGCCATGCGCGCCAGCGGCGTGCGCGCCGAGCTGGGCATCGTGCTGAATCTGAACCCGGCCTACGCGGCCAGCGACGCTCCCGAGGACCTGCGCGCCGCCACCCTGTTTGACGGGCACTTCAACCGCTTTTACCTTGACCCGCTGCTGCGCGGCCACTACCCGGCGGACATCCTCGAGGACCTGGGCGCCGACGCCCCCCGCGTGCAGCCGGGCGACCTCGAGATCATCCGTCAGCCGCTCGATTTTCTGGGCATCAACTACTACAGCCGCACGCTGGTGAGCGCCAGCGGAAACGCCCGGCCCGAGGACGCCCAGTACACCGACATGGGCTGGGAGGTTTACCCGGACGGACTGCGCGACCTGTTGCTGCGCCTCGACCGCGAGTACGACCTGCCGCCGGTGTTCATCACCGAAAACGGCGCGGCCTACGCGGACCGGCTCGAGGGCGGCCGGGTACGCGACCCCGAGCGCGTCGCGTACCTGCGCGCCCACCTCGCTGCGGTACGCAGCGCTCTCGAGGCAGGGGTGAAGGTAAAAGGCTACTTCGCCTGGAGCCTGATGGACAACTTCGAGTGGGCCTGGGGCTACACCAAGCGTTTCGGGCTGGTGTACGTGGACTACGCGACCCAGCGCCGGGTGGTCAAGGAGAGCGGCGAGTGGTACGGGTCACTCGTCCGGGGCCTCGAGCCGGTCGGCTGAGGTTTCCAGGCGCTCCGCCGGGCCGGATTCTCCCGCTCCTGCGCGGTCAGCCCTCGAGGTGCAGCAGTTCTCGGGCGGTGGCGGCGTCGATCACCAGGGTGCCGACCAGCCCGCCCCGCAGTGCCGCGTGAATCGCGCGCACCTTGCGCGCCCCGGCCACCAGGCACAGCGCGTGCGGGATGCGGGCCAGGGCGCGCAGGTCCGGCCCGCTGGAGCGGGCGTTCATCTCGAGGTCCCACGATCCGTCCGCCCGGAAAAACACCGTGGCGATGTCGCCCACCACGCCCTGCGCCCCGAGGTCCTCGAGGTCCTGGGGGGCGATGTAGTCCGAGGTGTAAATGTACGACCCGGCCTGCGGCACACCGATGCTGTACAGGGCAATGTCGGCACGGGCCAGCAGGTCCTGGGCCCGCAGGATCAGCCGTTCGCGGAACATGGCCGCTCGGGTGGCCGGATCATCAAAGTACGCCGGAATCGGCATCAGGGTGCTGCGCGCCCCGAAGTTCTCGGCCAGGGCTGCGATGATCTCGGCGGCGTAGGTGATGCCGTGCCCGCTGTTGCCCGACCCGTTCATCTGCACGATCTGGGCGTCTTGCAGCGGACGCGGAATCAGCTTGCGGGCCAGCGCCGAGACGGTGGCTCCCCAGGCAACCGCGATGATGCTGCGCTCGTGCACCAGCGAGGACAGGTAGTGCGCGGCAAAGGTGGTCACCGCGTCCTGACGGCGCGCGTCGTCCGCGTCGGGCAGCAGCGGGACCACCCGCACCTCGCGCAGCGGGTAGCGTGCCCGCAGCCGCCGCTCGAGGTCGAGTCCCACGCCGCGCGGGTCGTGCAGACGGAACTCTACCAGTCCCTGCTCGCGCGCCAGGCTCAGCAGGCGCGAGACCGTAGAGCGCGAGGTGCCCAGCTCGAGTGCGATCTGCTCGGTGGTCAGATCGAGCTGATAGTACATCCGCGCGACCTTCAGCGCGTCCTCGAGAGGAAAGGGGAGTTCTTTCATGAGAATGGGGGCCTGCGCCGCGCGGCGGCGTCCGCCGTATCTGGAGCCTAGCATCCCGAGCGGCGGCCCTGGTCAGCGCCGCTCAGCGCAGGCCCTCCTGTCTCAGGAATTCGACCAGTGCGCGCGGATCGTCGCCGGAAAAACCGTCCACGCCCCAGCGGCGCAGCTCGAGCAGGCGCGCGTTGGGCGCAGCCCCTACAAAGACCTTCAGGCCCGCTGCATGCGCCTCGCGCACCTGATCCTCGGTCAGGTACTCGTTCTTGGGTGACCACGCGTACAAACGCGCTGCCGCCGCCATCTGCAGACCTCCGAACGAGCCCTGCTGCTCCCAGTCGATCAGGATCAGGCGGTACTCGGGCGCTTTCTGGCGCACGTACAGCAGCGCCTCGAGGTCAAAGCTGGAAAACAGCACCCGGTCGCGGTGCGGCGAGCGCGACAGCACCTCGAGGGCCAGGTCCACCGAGCGGCGCCACGCCGCCTTGGGACGGCTGCTGGTCTTGATCTCGAGGTTGATCTCGGCGCGGCCCGCCACCGCCCCGAGCAGTTCCTCGAGGGTCGGAATGCGCGTTCCGGCATGCTGGGAAGCTTTCCAGGCACCCGCGTCCAGGGCGCGCAGTTCCTCGAGGCTGAGGTAGTCGGCCACTCCGCTGCCGTCGGTGGTGCGGTCCACGCTGCGGTCGTGCAGCAAGATGCTGGTACCATCGGCGCTGAACCACAAGTCGGTCTCGAGGCGGTCCGCTCCGGCCTCGATGGCGCGCTCGAAGGCGGGCAGGGTGTTTTCAGGATACAGCTCGCTGTAGCCGCGGTGGGCCTGCACGAGCGGCGCAGGCGGGGTCGGAGCGCTCTGAGCCGCCGCAGTACCGATCAGGGCGGCGGCGGCCAGCAGGCGCAGGGGTCGGTAGGTCATTTCAGTCCGCTCCGGGTGATGCCGCGAATGAAGGCCCGCTGCATGAACGAAAACAGCACGATCGAGGGCAGCATGGTGAGCACGGCGGCGGCCATCAGCTCGCCCCAGTTCACCCCGACTTGGCTGTCGAAGGTGGACAGGGCCACCTGGACCGTGCGCAGTTCCTCGCTGGAAGTCATGATCAGCGGCCACAGGAATTCGTTGTAGTTGGCGATGAACACGAACGCGAACACCGTGGCCAGCGCCGGCTTCGAGAGCGGCAGCGCGATGTGCCACAAAAAGCGCAGGTGCCCGGCCCCGTCGAGGCGCGCGGCCTCCTCGAGCTCCTTGGGCAGGGTCAAAAAGAACTGCCGCAGCAAAAAGATCGCAAAGCCCCCGGCCATGTCGGGAATGATCAGCGCGGCGTAGGTGTCAATCCAGTTGAACTTGGAGAGGGTCAAGAAGTTGGCGGTCAGCGTCACGCTGCCCGGAATCATCAGGGTCGCCAGGAACAGCGTAAACAGCAGGCCACGCCCCGGAAAGCGCATGCGGGCAAAGGCGTAGGCGGCCAGGGTGCCGGTGGCGCACTGCAGCACGGCCACCAGCGTGGACACCCCCAGGCTGTTGGCCAGCGAGCGTGCGTAGGTCAGCCCCTCGAGGGCTCCTGCGTAGTTCTCCCAGGCCAGGCGCGAGGGCAGGGCCCAGACGCGGCTGAGCACCTCGTCCTCGGGCTTGAACGACGCGATCAGCGCCCAGACGAACGGAAACAGCCACAAAAAGGCCGCGCAGCCCAGCACCACCGAGATGATGCGCGCCATGCGGCGCTCGGGAGCGGTGGGCGGACGGCGGCTGGAAACTCGGCTCTCAGCGGTCATAGATCACCCGGCGTCCGATGAAGATGCGCTGCGCGCCGGTCAGCAGCAGCAAGAAGACGAACAGCACCACCGAGATGGCCGAGGCGTACCCGAACTCGAAGCTCTTGAAGGCCCGCTCGTACAGGTAAAACACCACGACCTCGGTCGATCCCAGCGGACCGCCGCCGGTCATGGTGTACACCGAGGCGAACACCTGGAAGGAGTTGATGGCCTGCAGCACCAAGATCAGGTAGGTGGTCGGTGACAGCAGCGGCCAGGTGACGTGGCGGAAGATGTGCCAGCGTCCGGCCCCGTCGATGCGCGCGGCCTCGTAGTACTCCTCGGGGATGTCGAGGATGCCCGCGAGGTAGATCACCATGTAGTAGCCCGTACCCTTCCAGACGGTGAGCAGCACCAGTGCGGGCATGGCCCAGGTGGGGTCACCCAGCCAGCGGACCGGCGAGACGCCCAGCGGCGCCAGCAGGGCGTTGAGCAGGCCCAGGCTGGGATGGTAGATCCACTCCCACACCATCGCCACCGCCACCAGCGAGGTCACCACCGGCAGAAAGAACGCGGTGCGGAAAAATCCCACACCCCGCAGCGGCCGGGCCAGCGCCACCGCAATCGCCAGCGCCAGACCCACCTCGAGGGGAACGCTCATCAAGACGTAGCGCACCGTGTTCCACACCGAGTTCCAGAAGCGCTCGTCGTGCAGCAGGCGCGCGTAGTTCTCCAGCCCCACGAAGTTGGCGAACGGCCGCAGCAGCAGGCGGTCGGTGAGGCTGATCCACACCACGTTGATGGCCGGCCAGTACGCGAAGGTGAGCAAGACGGCCAGCGCGGGGAGGATCATGGCATATGCCGTGAGTGCCTCCACGAGCGCGCGTTTACGGCGCGAAGCCACCCCCCCTCGCGGGGGGGCGGCGGACGCCGGCGAGCCGGACTCAGCGCGCATACACCTTCATCAGACGGTTGCCCTCGGCAGCGGCCTTCTCGAGCGCGGCCTTGGGGTCTTTTTTGGCGATCAGCACCTCTTCGGTGGCGGTGGTGATGGCCGAATCCACCTCGTTGTAGAAGGGAACCAGCGTGCGGGGGAAGCCGTGGGTGCGCATCTGGTCGTAGGTGACGCGGGCCTCGGGACGCTTGGCGAAGCGGTCCTTGAGGGTCTTGGTCAGCATCGAAGAACGGCGGGGCGCCATGTAACCGGTGGCGGCCCCGAACTTGGCGCCGACCTCGGCGGAGGTGACGTACTTCATGAAGTCAAAGGCAGCCTTCTTCTCGGCCTCGGAGCCGGTGTTCATCAGGTACAGGTTCGCGCCGCCGATCGGAGCGTAGCAGCGCACGCCGCACCACAGCGGCGCGACTTTCATGTTGAACTTGGCCTGACGGAAGTTGTTCTCGAGGGCTGCGGTCGAGGCGATGATCATGGCCTGCTTGCCCGAGAAGAAATCGGCGTACTGGTTCGAGGAGAACTTGCCGCTCTTGTTGTCGGCCATGCGTTTCCAGACGTTCATGACCGAGATGCCCTGACGTCCGGCGAAGGCGAAGCTCTTACGGTCCGGCGAGAGGATGTTGCCGCCCGCCTGGCCCAGGTAGGCGTCGAAGATCCAGCCGGGCGAGGCGTACAGGCCCAGCGCCCACTGCTCGGCCACACCCTTGGCGTTCACCTTGGTGAGCTTGGGGGCTACGCGCTCGAGTTCGCCCCAGGTGCGCGGAAAGTCCTTGACCGGATCGAGACCGGCGGCCTTGAACAGGTCCGCGTTGTAGTACACCACCGGGGTGGAGGTGTTAAAGGGCAGGCAGTACAGGGCGTCGCCGTAGCGGCAGGTGGACAGCAGCGAGCTGTGGAAGTCCTTGAGGTTAAAGCGCTTGTCGGCGGCGATCAGGTCGTTGAGCGGCAGCACCGCCTTGGCGTCCACGAAACCGGCACCGTGGGTCTGCTCGAACATCACGACGTTGGGGGCCTTACGGGCGGCAACGGCGGCCTGGGCCTTCTTCAGGGTGTCGTCGTAGCTGCCCGAGTACACCACCTTGACCTGCACCTCGGGGTTGAGCTTGCTGTAGTCCTTGGCAAACTCCTCGAATTCGGCCTGGCCGTAGCCTTTGGAGAGGGCCGACCAGACTTCGATCTGGATGGGAGCGGCGAGGGCGGAGGTGCTGACACACAGGGCGAGCGAGACGGCGGCACGTTTGAACATGGGCTTCCTCCAGCGCCTGAACGAACGTGCAGACCTTCTGCAATTCCGTTCAGAACAGGGCATGACAACGCTCGAGGCGCGCTTGCTCCTCGAGGTGAACGCCATCAGTGATAAAGGCACGCGGTCAGCCATCGGTCAGGGCTGGCGAAGTGCTGACACGGTGCGCTTAGGCTGCGCCCATGCTGCTGCTCGGACACCGCGGAACCCCCCGCCTTCATCCCGAAAACACCCTCGCCGGCTTCCGCGCGGCCCTCGAGGCCGGCCTGCACGGCGTGGAAATCGACGTACAGCCCACTTCGGACGGCCAACTTGCGGTGCACCACGACCCGCACCTGACCAGCGGACGGCGGCTGCGTGAGCACACCCTCGAGGAGCTGCGCCTCGAGAAGCCGGACCTGCCGAGCCTGCCCGAAGTGCTGCGGTGGTTTGCAGGCAGCGGCGCGGCACTGCTGAACGTGGAGCTCAAGAACGAGACCGACCGCAATGACGGCCGCGAGGCCCTGCTGGTGCAGGCTCTGCGCGACGTTCCGCTGGGCGGGCGCGTGGTCGTGTCGTGCTTTCACCCGCTCAGCCTGCAGCGTCTGCACGCCCTTGACCCTGAGCTGCGGCTGGGCTACCTGACCTCGGATCACCCCGCCTCCAAGGAACTGCAGGCCCTGGCTGCCCCGCCCCCGCTCTACAGCGTCCACCCGCATTTCTCGACGGTTACGTCCGAAACGATGCAGGCCTGGCACGCGCGCGGCCTGAAGGTGTTCGCCTGGACCGTGAACGACCCGCTCGAGGCGCAGCGTCTGGCAGAACTGGGCGTAGACGGCCTGATCGGAGACCTGCCCGACGTGTTGCGAGGCGCCGCCCCACACGCGGCTACGGCGGCGCGCTAGACACCGAGATCCACCCGCCGCGCCTCGGCCTTCTGGGTGACGCGGGCAGTCCACGGCGGACATTCGGGGCGTGCGCAAATCTCGGCTGCGCGCAGCCAGGCCAGCCCCGCCACCTCCTCGGGGCTGGCCGCTACCGGCTCTCCCCCGACGTATTCGGCCAGGAAAACCACGCTCACCACCGGCATTCCAAAATCGGTCACAAAGCTGCTGCTCTCGAGGTAGCTGAGAGCTCCCGCCTCGAGACCCACCTCCTCGAGCAGTTCCCGGCGCGCAGCGGCCTCGAGGGCGTCATTGCGCTCACCTGCTTCGACCTTGCCGCCGGGAAACGAGAGCGTGCCGGGGGCGTGGGCCTCCTGCTCGCCACGCACGATGACGAGGTAGCGGTCGCCGCGGGCCATGACCAGCTCAACGTTGACGATATGAAGGGGCAAAGACATGCAGCACTGTACCCTGCCGTAACGCGGGCCGCTGACTCGAGCGCAGCCGGTCTCGGCTGCAGGTTGCGCTCGTGGGACGCCCGGGTTCCACGACCTGCTGCGCCGGGCCTGTCAAGGGAAGCGGGAGACAACTCCCGCTTCCCTTGACGGAAAAGCAGCGAGCAAATAACATACATTCAGTATGTATGTTAACGGAAAGCCGCACCGCCGCACGCAGCAGGAACGCCGCAAAGAAACGCGGGCCGCCCTGCTGCGCGCGGCCCGCGAACTGTTCGCCACCCAAGGTTTCGAGGCCACCTCGACCGAACAGATCGTCGGCACCGCCCAGGTCACGCGTGGCGCGCTCTACCACCATTTTCAGGACAAACGCGATCTGTTTCGCGCGGTCCTCGAGGATCTCGAGCACGAAATCGACGCGGGCATCGCGGCCCTGGTCGAAAATGCCCGGCCCCGCAACGCCGAGGAGGGCTGGGAGCTGTACATCCGGGCCCACCTGGTCTACCTGGACCTGACCATGCGGCCCGACATCCGCCGCATTGCCCTGCTCGAAGCTCCGGCGGTCCTCGGCTACGAGGGCTGGCAGGCAATAGACGCCGCCCACGCGCTCGCCCAGCACCAGCAGGGACTCGAGAACCTGATGCGCCTGGGCCTGATCCGTCCGCTTCCCCCTCGGGCCACGGCCCGCCTGATCCACGGCGCCCTCACCGAAGCGGCCCTCTACGTTGCGCACGCTCCCGACCCGCAGTCCGCACGACTCGAGGCCGAAACGGCCCTGCGCAGCCTGCTCGGCGGCCTGCGCCTTGAGGTGACGGTATGAGCGAATTCGTCTCCGAGTACAAGTGGGCCTTGTTTGCGGTCATGGAGGGCTTCTTCTGGCTGATGCTGCTCGCGGCCCTGATCTCGCGCTACTGGTTCGGGCTGCACCGGCTCAGCCTGGTCTTCGTCGGGGCCTTTGTGCTCAACGACCTCGGCCTGCTGCTGCTGGCCTACTTGGACTACCGTGAAACCGGCGAGTTCTCGACGTATCAGATCGTGATGCTGGCGATCGTGCTGTACGCCCTGACCCTGGGCAAAGGTGACTTCAATAAGCTCGACGCCTGGGCCAAACGCACGGTAGCCCGCCTCAAGGGACAAGCGGCTCCGACCGACACTGCAGCGCCCCGGCGCCTGAGTGGCCGTGAGCACGCGCGCGCCGAACGACAGGGTTTCATAAAACACCTGGCGGTTTTTGCAGTGGTCCAGGGCCTCTTGTGGATCGCCGTCGGCGTTCTGCCAGACAGCGAACTGCTGCTGAACCTGAAACGGGCAGCCGCCATCTGGACCGTCTTGCTGGTCGTGGATTTCATCATTTCCTTCTCGTACACGCTCTTTCCCCGCCGATAGGCCAAGCCGGAAAAACGGGGAGACGCCGCGCAGCGCGGCGTCTCCCCTGTCCCGTTTCCTCGAGGACAAACCGTGGTTCAGTCCATCACCGAGGCCAGGCGGCGCACCCCCTCCTCGATGCCCGCACGGTCCGGCAGCGAGTACGAGAGGCGTACGCGCGCGTGGTCCGGTTCCCCCGCGAAAAACGAATGCCCAGGCAGGAACATCACGCCCGAGGCAATGGCACGCGGGGCCAGCACCGAGGCGTCCACGCCGCCAGCGAAGCGCGCCCACACGAACATGCCGCCCCGAGGCTCCTCGAAGGTGATCGCGCCGCCAAGCCTCGAGCGCAGGGCGCTCATCAGCACTCCGGCCTTTTCACGGTAGGTGGCGCGCATGTGGGGCAGCCGGGCATGCAGGCGGTCCGAAGCCAGGTAATGGGCCGCGGTGGCCTGGCTCAGCGTGCTGGTGTGCAAGTCGGTCGCCTGCTTGGCGATGGTGACCTTGCCGTACAGCCACTCGGGCAGCGCCATCCAGGCCACGCGCAGTCCCGGAGCCACGATTTTGGACAGGCTCGAGAGGTACACGGTCCAGGGCTTGGCTCCCGGAACCTCATCGGCCAGCGCCCACAGCGGGGGCAAGCTGGCCTGGGCGTCAAAGACCAGTTCGCCGTACGGGTCGTCCTCGATGACCATGACCCCGTGACGGGCAGCCAGCTCGAGCAGGTGGCGACGGCGTTCGAGCGACAGGGTCGCTCCGGTAGGGTTAGAGAAATTGGTGATCAGGTAGATCATCTTGGGGCGCTCGCGCTCGAGGAAAGCCTCGAGCAGGTCGGTGCGCATTCCCTCGGCGTCGCCCTCGATGCCCTCGACCCGTGCCTGGTACAGCCCGAACACCTGCAGCGCAGCGAGGTAGGTGGGACGCTCCACAACCACCACGTCGCCGGGATCGAGCATGACCCGGCCGATCAGGTCGATGCCCTGCTGGCTGCCGGTGGTCACCAGCAGTTCGGCCGGGGTCACGCTGGCCCCGCGCGTCGCCATCAACCGTACGATCTGCTCGCGCAGCGGCATGAACCCTTCGGTGGTGCCGTACTGCCACGCGTGGCGCGCCTGCTCGCCGGTGGCGTAGGCGGTCGCCTCGGCCAGCCCTTCGGTATCGATCAGTTCGGGGTCAGGCAGGCCGCCTGCGAACGAGATGATGTCAGGACGCTGGGCAAGCTTCAGAAGTTCACGGACGGGGCTGGTCTGGACGCCCTGCATACGCTGGGCGAGGCGGTCTTCAAACACGGTTGTTCCTCCTCGAGGCTTGAGTAAACCTGCTTTTCAGTCTAGAACCTCAAGGGGGCCTCGAGGGCGTGTGCCTAGATAAGTCCGCCACCGGGCAGTCTGCGTCCTGTGCACCTCGGTGCCGAACTGGGACCCGGGCTTCATTTCGGTTAGGCTGAACGCATGCCCTACACGCTGCGCCCCGTCGTTCCGGACGACCGCGACTTCCTGCTGCAGGTCTACGCCAGCACCCGCCTCGAGGAACTGGCGCAACTTCCCTGGACACCCGAACAGAAAGCGGCTTTTATCCGTCAGCAGTTCGAGGCCCAGGACACGCACTACCGTCGGCATTACCCGGGCGCCGAATTCCAGGTGATCGAAGTCGGCGGCCAGGCCGCCGGACGGCTGTACCTGCACCGGGCCGCAGACGAGCACCGCCTGATGGAGATCACCCTGCTGCCCGCCTTCCGGGGCCAGGGCCT
Protein-coding regions in this window:
- a CDS encoding GNAT family N-acetyltransferase, whose product is MPYTLRPVVPDDRDFLLQVYASTRLEELAQLPWTPEQKAAFIRQQFEAQDTHYRRHYPGAEFQVIEVGGQAAGRLYLHRAADEHRLMEITLLPAFRGQGLGTTLIGDVLRAASLEGRAVRLHVEPFNPALRLYQRFGFRFLEERGVYWFLEWCPEAPVAGTASARHR